The sequence below is a genomic window from Humulus lupulus chromosome 3, drHumLupu1.1, whole genome shotgun sequence.
TGGAAGGGCTACTTTGGTGAACTCGGTTCTTATGGCTATCCATTCATATTGGGCGCAAATCATGATCATTCCTAAGAAGATCTTACATAGAGTTAATATAATATGTAGGAACTACTTATGGAAAGTTATGGTTGACTCAACTAGTTCGGGTCAGGTAGCTTGGGACAATATGTGTCGTCCTAAGAGTGAAGGGGGCTTGGGATTCAGGCGGATTACCAAGTGGAATGAGGCAGCTATTGGCAAGTACGTTTGGGCAGTGGCTTCGAAACAAGATACACTATGGGTACAATGGGTACATGCGGTCTACTTAAGTGATGGGGATTGGTGGGCCTATACAGCCCCAAGTACCAGTAGTTGGTACTAGCGTCAGATTGTTCGGGTAAAAGAAGCATACAAGCAACTCAACTTGCTCCAATTGATCTCTTCGGGTAATTACAAAATTAAAGAAGGGTACACTCTCCTTAGCTCATCTCATTCGAAAGTCCATTGGAGAATGGAGGTGTGGAATAGACTTGCCATTCCGAAGCATAGATTTATTCTATGGCTTTCGGTCCATTATCGATTACAGGCGAAAGAGAGGCTTCACAGGTTCAAGATAACCCACGATGACCAATGTGTATTGTGTGGAATGAGTAAGGAAACTAGAGATCATTTATTCTTTGATTGTCATTTAAGTAATCTCAATTTTCTTAGCATAAAAGAATGGCTAGACTGGAAGGTGTCTACAACAACAATTCCAAAATTGTTAAGATGGATTGCTAGGGCAAAATTCTCTCCTTTTAGGAAATAGGTTCTGGCAGCGGCTCTTACAGCTCCAGTATACCAGATCTGGCATTGCCGGAATGTTGCAATTTGGAATCAAAGGGTATGTACGGTGTTGGTTCTCACAAAAAGAATTCAAAGTGATGTGAAAAATAGAATACAAGGTGTAATGCCAAAGAAAGTAAATTTGATAGATAGAGAATGGTTTGAAAACTTGTAATAGAACTCTTCAGGCCTAATTTTTGGTGCTATATAGGTTGTAATTTGTTTGATTGTTGGGCAATACACGGATCTGAtttacctaaaaaaaaaaaaagctccaAATAAATCTTCCAAGTTCTTCTTGGTTTGTTGAAGATTACCTACAACATTTTAAACTtaaaacatatataaacatatattatcaaattatACTAAATTTTTTCCAAagtaaaaaacttaaaaattaggGCACAAAACTTCAAATATACTTACCATTAGGAAAAACCAAGCTTGTATACCTATTTTAATGGTAATGATGATgaaatagacaaaaaaaaaatgttttggcTGCAAAAATGGTGGAAATGGTGGGTGCTACCCATGGAGAAGAAAGGAGGCCGAAGGACcaagaaaaaagaagagaaagggcaAGTTGGGACATTTATGGGTGAGCTAGGTTTTGTTTGGGTGAAGGGTGTCTTAAAAGACCCTATGTTGGCAGGCCACCCAGGCCTGCTGAGATTGAGTACCCTATCTCGACAATCCAATGGTCTAGGATTGTACATTGGTTGGCTTGATCGggttataacatattttaattaatcaaatgtAAATATTAGGTTGCAAACATCCAATTGTAACTCGcccaaataagaagaagaaaagtttaactcatccaacGATTTTGGCAGTTTAGTCTGGTTAACATGCCCAAACCGATCttcaatattttttctaaataatcaaattcaataaACCAAAAGTATAGTATATATCTTTCAAGCTTAAAAATATTATTCtaaattcattgttaaaaatataggatttcattctttttattttttaaaacacataatttatgtaatattatatataatatacattagCTCTTATTCAGTTTATTTGTATTATTCAGGTTACATTAGACATGTAGAAATATTGCCCAATTATTATATTGGGTGATTTAAATTTTCGTTGGGTTATTAGGGTTACgtttttgttagttttttttttttttttgtggtttgCAAAAAGATTTGAACAACCCTAATGTAGCCTACCAAAATAGggcatatttttttttcttattttttgccACCTATCTCGACGGGCCTTAGTAGCCCGCCAAGGTAGGGCTCCTATCTCAACGGTTGGGCATGGGCATGCCAAGATCAAGGTGTCAAAGTTGCCCTTTTTTTGTAGTGGATATAAAAGAAATTGGATTGGTTGAGATCAAGATGTGGGATAATTTTGTCAAAATTATTAGTGATGTAAGGTACATTTCAGATTTGAAGAGGAATTTGAAAACACTCAAAAGCAAGTCTAAGCAAGCCTTGGAGTTGTAGAAAATAAGGAAGATGTAACCTTTTTGCATTCGGTACCAGTTGAATCCACAAAGTGAACTTGAGCCAAGGTGGAGATTTGTGAAGATGTCTCAAGTCCATGTCTGTTAGACAACGGTCGGCCGATTTTGTGAGCAACAATCAACTGACCACATCTAGGTTCATCTATTGATAAAGCCATTGATTGATTTGCCACATATAATATGGTCGACCATTGTTGTACAATTCAACTATAGTTATTTTTACATTCATATAGACTAAAGAGACTtctatctatatatatgtattttagatGAACATGACACATTTTACAATTTAGAAAACATTGTAAGAGATTTGGAAAGTTCTTTTTACACTTAATTGTATTTGCTCGAGAGAATTggtttagaattttttttctGTGCgaaatttatttattgatttgagAGTGCTCTTATACAAGAGGGTTTTTGAGTGAATTAGATAACGAAGATGATGCAGACTCTGGTAGGCGCAGCTTCCCAAGGCtctttttttttggttatttagTTATATGAGTATTTTCTGATAGTTTGGATTGAATTATCCAAAGTGTTTTTTACTGTTATAAGCCCATTTATAGAAGTTAATAGAACCaacttttacaaaaaaaaaaaaaagtactttTACACAAGCAGTAAACTAAAAACCCAAGCCCTAACACCAAGGTTGTAATCTCTAAAATAATATTAGGAGTTTTAACTAGAGTTTACGTCGTCcctactttaaaaaaaaaaaaaggatttacACCCTACTTTGGATGTAGGATTTTTCATGATCCAAACCAACAATAATGTGTGTTGAGTATTGCTTTGTGATGTGGTTTAGACCTCTATTCCCtaacattatttttaaaataaaaaataaaaaattgcacTTATGTCTTTCTATTTGCAAGATAATTTTGCATTGACAATTTTTTGTGTGCTCAAGATGTTCCCGCATTTTTACCATCTTGAAAGTTTTGCATTTATGCATTACAAAAAAAATGACTTTGGCGCTTTACATAAAAAAATGCCAACAAAGCTTATTTTTCCCGTCGTGACTTTGTCACCGAATTAAACAGACCGCCAAAAGTGAAATCTCTCACTTTTGTCGACGCTTTTTGGAGTgatatcaattaattaaataacaaatTTAATCAACTACATGTTTtcatatatataatgtataaacAAATTGATGCAACACGTACCACTTATATTGTAATACTGAAGGCACATATGTTAAAATAAGATAGTTATTAGCATGCTTCGATTACACTTACTTTAGAAATAATTGCACTCTACAACATTTTGTATAGAGTAATTACAGTTGTTAACCAAATTttaatataatcatatatatgataatattatgtcATAAATATATTGGACTAATTAGTGTGACAGTATTGCAAACTAATTAATTAACACAAagaaagtacaattttattattggcgtaatgtatatatattgaattaATTACATTAATTCAGTTTAAGGAGATTATTCTTATGAATAAATTTGAACATAATTTATCtttaatttaattatcatttaCAAATCAAAAATATAAAACTGTATATATGTAAATTAATGTTGCATTTGTAATACAAAATCAAAGTGAAATTATCAGAAAGTATATAATCTATCATCACAAACTTAGGTGCACAAATTAAAACAAGAGAGATTTTTAGAAATATACTATGTAAATTCCACATATATATAACAATGCCAAAAGCCTACAAATAATTTTGTCATTCAAtaatgatatgaaaaaaatatattattaataaaaataaaccacagaaaaaatatatatactatgtaTGCGAAGTGTACGTATAagcaaaaaaaaatgttattataagtttttatttacaattttttaaaaaaaataaataaataaatctcaTATCTAATGTATAACTTGAAAGAATAAGTGCAAGTAAAATATAGATGGTTaagtaacaaatatattttttagtgtTCAAACAAGTGCACAAAAACTTATATTATGAAATATTGAAAGTTTGTTGGGAATTCAAATAATGAaactatatataaattaataagttaattacCTCATAATAATAAGAGTAATTATTTCAGCTGGATAGGTGGCACCGGGAGCTCCCCCAAACACTTCAATAAGGCAATTTACTAAAGAGCCTCAACTGAAGTCTTCAGAGGAGCTCCAGGAGACACTTCTCCCTATTATTCCTCCATCTTCGCGTATCTCATCCATATTACAACTCGTCCTTTTAtacttataaaaaaatatataagtgaGCAAAAAAAACATATGGTTTCAAGTGGAAGATGTGAACCTGGTCGGGATATGGGTCAGATGAAGGGCAGTCCACGAATAAATACTAATGTTCaagtgaggagagagagagaggaacgATACTATATATTATTACTAATTGACCATTATTATTTGATGTTGATTTAACCTTTTCTTTTTATTCCAAATTGAGACTAGGAAATAAATAGTATCACTAggctaatttttaattaactagGGTTTCCTCTTTAGTTTAAGCTATAATTCGATGTAATATGTGttatgttgtatttttggttATTACAAATTAAGAGAGATAGCCAATTTAAAGTAAGATTGGGTAATTACAATTTAAAACAAACTGGTGGTCATAAGTGGAGTAATCCTTATTTAGATAAGAGCATCTTTTAATAGGGTGTTAAATTGGTGATATTTTGCTATATAATattagtattttaaaaaaaattaatagtgtGCAAAATTTTATATCAAATTTGACAAATGCTAAAAATTGTGCTATATTCAGCACAAACtattacattaataaatgaattaattgtcatttattattatttttaatatctcATTTATTAATTGACATTAATTAGAGACTTTTTAAtccttttcttatttatttttaaattaaaattatatatttttgttaaatattcAATGAACATTCATTATAATTgcatttttttgtttgttaatttACATCTATATGTGTATTAGATCTATATGTGTATTAGAGCATAATCACAAATATTGTGTCAAATATAACATTTATACCAAATTTGACACTATATTGCATCATATGGTGACTTTATttataatacatataacaatactattcattttaaaaatatcatattttctttaaaataaaaataagaccCTTAAAACATTTAATTCATTTTCATCATTTTAAAGGGATTGAATTTTGTGAGATTAAAAGGAAATATCTTCCATATCATTTCATTTTCTCTATCTTAATTTCTTGGTAAACAATGAATTTGTACTGTATATCCTTTTAATCCTCTCATTCTTTCTCTCTTCATCCACCCAACCCAAACATCTATCACACCGACTTGATTCTGTGCCACTAGAATATTAATTATTCTCTCATCACTTTTTCCTTCTGTTCTCAACTTGTGAGCACCTTTTCAGTTTTGGCATATTATCACATGAAGAGGCAGCTCTCAATTTATACATATAGTAAAGTTTTTTCTAGTACACCCACTGTAAAAATGTCTCATACTATCAGTTATTTAACAATATTCGATAACAATTAAACAACCATTATtgaaatacatatatttatatacattaaTGCCCCTAATAATTGTTAATACTGCTTAGCAGAAACTCGAAATGTGTTTAATAAACCTAAAAAAAAAGTGATGAGTGATATATACTACAAAATCTAAAGTTGTATGATATGACAGTACTTTGGTTACCTTATCATGACAAAAATCTGACAAGCTAGTGCAGATTTGCATGTGGCCACTCGAAATCGATTATTATTACTCAACTTTTGCCCATCTTCTAAAATCTTATCTGTAGTCCATAGTTGCGTCTAGGTTCACCAGTACCCCATATGTGGTTCTCATAATTTCTTTCGTTTTGAACATGTGTAAGCTGGTTAACTCTTCCATTGACAGTTTTCTATGTGCATAAGCTCATGAATGCAGAAAAAGAATATTAATTGCTTAGTTGATACACAATCTATTTGTATAAAAATATGTCAATTAATATTAGTATAGACACAAATAAGTTGAAAATAAAAGATTAAATTTTCAAACTCCCTCTAAGATTTTACGCAAATAGTTATTTTATATTTCCCATTCTATTTTCGCCTCTtaccatttcaaaaaaaaaaaaatctccggTCTTCGGAGGTAatgattctttttttcttttttttaataaaaagagagagagagagagagagagagcaaaatACAATAACGTTACGATTTTTCAATTGATGAGAACATCCCTTAACAGCGAGCATTTAAAGGCAATGATTGAGTTCAAACACATATACCATAGAATCATCATTTAAACATTATGCTAATCAACTCCTCTCTTCCTTTGTGAACTTCCATGTCTACAAAGATGGTGCCTGAAGGGATTTTAAACTCAATGAAATGTTGATCTCCTGAGCTCACTACCACTAAAGGGTTCCCAATTCTTTGGAAAGCTTGTGCAAGAACACGAACATTCTCATCAAACTCTCCTGGTTTCAGATTTCGAATAACACAATAGAACTGTTGTGGTAGTAGAGAAGTAATGTCACTCATGCCAAGCAAGTCAAAGAGTAACTCGTAGTACTTTCCACAGTTCACACAGAGCAAGCATAGAGCAACAAACAATCTCAACACTAGCTCTTTATGACGTGCCAAGCTGAGATTAGAACCTTCAATCCATGCCATTACATCGTCTTTGTTATAGAGAAGTTCAGAAACAATGGCTGCCACAATATCGAGAGTACCGCCAAATTTTTGTTGCCAATCATCTTTGAAGTTGTGTAAGGCATTCATATTCCATTCCTGGCTTATGAGCCATTCAACTACAGAAGATTTGATTGAGAGAAAGCACCCTTTGAAGTGGAATATCATAATCAGAAGGCGCTCGACAATGTACATGAAGCAACTTGGTGATACATAGTGACTTTTACCAAAAGAGTCAGCATAGTAAGTTTGTTCTAAGGCTTTATGGAACTTTTGAACCAAAGAGACTTGGTGATGCGTAGGAGGATCAAAGGAAACTAAAGATGAAGACTCTTGTGAGAATTCAGATCCTATGTTCTCAAAACTTTCAATCCATGATTTCCAGAATGGATATTTAACAGAGCTACGAGAGATCTGCCTGTATGTATCAATACGAAGTTTCCCAAAGTAACCAGTAACCATCATAACCACATTTCCAATTTGTTTAAATGTCAGCTCACTATTCCTGCTAACACTTCGAAAAATTACATCTTCAAGCAAACTCTTGACATCTTCTGTCTCCCTCAGTTGAATCATATTCAATGTGGAGAGCCTTTTCCAGTCCATCGAACAAATAGCCCAAGTAATATTTTTCCTGGAGAAATCAAGGTGGCCCCGGAACATGTTATATTGATACTTCAACAGAAACTTTGCCACTTTAAACATATAAAAAAGTGGCATCATCTGGCAAAGGGGGTCGAAGGATTTCCGTTCCAAGTTCCAAAAACCAAGTTTGAGAGTTTGTAATACCTTATTTCCAACATCAACCATTTCTGAGCTCCAATAACATTGAGCAGCATGAGCAAATTGGTCAGCATTTAAGCTCGCAATCTTTTCACTTTGATTTAATTACTTGACAAAATTTTGTTTCGCCAAATAGGCATAGGCATCAGGAATAACCAAATGGAAAACGGTTTTCTCACTTATAGCCACACCTAAGTAATCCAAGCAGAACTTCCCATACGTGTTGTGGTTTTCCCATCCATTCTCAAGATACTCTGTTGTATTTTGCACACCTCAAAGCTTTGATCCAGTACCTGCACTTAATAAACTTGAAACAACAAGTAGCTACTGATTTCAAACTGAACAACAAATCCGAAACAAGTAAACCAGAAATTAAAGAAATAATAAAACAAGAACAACAAATGAACACAGATAGTTATACTGGTTCAAGCCAATAAATCAAGATGATTTATTGACTCTAATCCAGTCTTGGAAACACTCTTGCAATCCTTTATTGATCGAATGAATATGAGAGGCCAACACAGTCGAGTAGCTTTAGGTAACAACAAAGAAGAAATCTCTCTTCTAATCACTCAAACCAGGTCTGCATATTCATCTACATATGCAGC
It includes:
- the LOC133825700 gene encoding uncharacterized protein LOC133825700, with amino-acid sequence MKIGKKEDFKFHDRCEKLQLNHLCFADDVLLFCHGDFKFIYRLLQGLKLFSQSSGLQPSVEKTSIDCANMNEYEVQRVIQVSGFQRSSLPFTYLGIPVCAKKIPAAECEVILDRMVQRIRVWSSRNLSYAGRATLVNSVLMAIHSYWAQIMIIPKKILHRVNIICRNYLWKVMVDSTSSGQVAWDNMCRPKSEGGLGFRRITKWNEAAIGKYVWAVASKQDTLWEIGSGSGSYSSSIPDLALPECCNLESKGMYGVGSHKKNSK
- the LOC133821653 gene encoding uncharacterized protein LOC133821653; translation: MLTNLLMLLNVIGAQKWLMLEIRKNITWAICSMDWKRLSTLNMIQLRETEDVKSLLEDVIFRSVSRNSELTFKQIGNVVMMVTGYFGKLRIDTYRQISRSSVKYPFWKSWIESFENIGSEFSQESSSLVSFDPPTHHQVSLVQKFHKALEQTYYADSFGKSHYVSPSCFMYIVERLLIMIFHFKGCFLSIKSSVVEWLISQEWNMNALHNFKDDWQQKFGGTLDIVAAIVSELLYNKDDVMAWIEGSNLSLARHKELVLRLFVALCLLCVNCGKYYELLFDLLGMSDITSLLPQQFYCVIRNLKPGEFDENVRVLAQAFQRIGNPLVVVSSGDQHFIEFKIPSGTIFVDMEVHKGREELISIMFK